One genomic region from Anabaena sp. PCC 7108 encodes:
- a CDS encoding DUF427 domain-containing protein produces MRPNPIPPQPGQESVWDYPRPAILEDTDKHLKVICNDIVLAETTRGKRVLETSHPPTYYFPPEDIKLEYLIETPKKNLCEWKGAYQYYDIKIGDKLLKYAAWRYFAPTPNFLPMQEYYGFIAALMDACYVNDELVKPQSGDFYGGWITADIVGPFKGEPGTWGW; encoded by the coding sequence ATGAGACCAAATCCAATTCCCCCACAACCAGGTCAAGAATCAGTTTGGGACTATCCCCGTCCTGCGATTTTAGAAGATACCGACAAACACCTGAAAGTGATTTGTAATGATATTGTTTTAGCAGAAACTACCAGAGGAAAAAGAGTCTTAGAAACCAGTCATCCTCCTACTTATTACTTCCCTCCAGAAGACATCAAACTAGAATATTTAATTGAAACACCAAAGAAAAATTTGTGTGAGTGGAAAGGTGCATATCAATATTATGATATCAAGATTGGTGATAAACTGCTAAAATATGCTGCTTGGCGATATTTTGCACCAACTCCAAATTTTCTTCCCATGCAAGAATATTATGGTTTTATTGCGGCTTTAATGGATGCTTGTTATGTCAATGATGAGCTAGTAAAACCCCAATCTGGTGATTTTTATGGCGGTTGGATCACGGCGGATATTGTCGGACCCTTTAAAGGTGAACCAGGTACTTGGGGATGGTAA
- a CDS encoding DUF2973 domain-containing protein, with the protein MLHLLYILAFTVLAFIAVGNLIRNLIMFSFDRERTYPTNQSSPGGFGYYAARKQYAPHPELLDSAGNMIKEPLLVMRSINVEDAREQLDALYESSPGQKIDRPEGA; encoded by the coding sequence ATGCTACACCTACTCTACATTTTAGCTTTCACAGTTCTAGCATTTATAGCTGTTGGTAATTTAATTCGTAATCTGATCATGTTCAGTTTTGATAGGGAACGAACTTATCCAACTAACCAATCATCACCAGGTGGCTTTGGTTATTATGCAGCTAGAAAGCAGTATGCACCCCATCCTGAATTGTTAGACAGTGCAGGTAATATGATTAAAGAACCTCTGTTAGTCATGCGTTCTATTAATGTTGAAGATGCACGGGAACAATTGGATGCTCTTTATGAATCTTCTCCTGGTCAGAAAATTGATCGTCCAGAAGGAGCCTAA
- a CDS encoding glycine betaine ABC transporter substrate-binding protein, translating into MFLFQYAPEIILRSGEHLILVAIAMTIAISIGLPVGIFITRQPKLASPILGLANAVQTIPSLAIFGFLISVPFLGGIGKTPAIFALTLYALLPIIRNTCIGINSINPAIKEAGVGMGMTDQQLLLQVEIPLALPVILAGVRVATVISVGIATIAAAIGGGGLGIFIFRGISTVNNELILAGAVPAAFIALSADFGLGFLEKTLTKQTANKGKFNRNIGIILGIIGLIIVGLITFNYQQTPATISIGSKNFTEQVILGELLAQQIENHTKLKVDRRFNLGGTFIAHEAVKAGKIAGYVEYTGTAFTAILKEKPINNPEIVYEKVKEYYDQELKLAVMKPLGFENTYALTIRGEDAKKWQVKTLSDIAKYTSQMQAGFGYEFIVREDGYPGLAKTYNFNFTKPPQQMELGLMYKSLVEKKVDIIAANSTDGLIPFLKLVILKDDKKYFPPYQAVPIFNQEILQKYPEIIDTINQLGGKISTTDIQKINYQVDNQSQPVEKVVSEWLKSQQL; encoded by the coding sequence ATGTTTTTATTTCAATACGCACCTGAAATTATTCTCCGCAGTGGAGAACATTTAATATTAGTAGCTATAGCTATGACAATAGCCATTTCTATCGGGCTTCCTGTGGGCATTTTTATCACTCGTCAACCCAAATTAGCTTCTCCTATTCTTGGTTTAGCAAACGCTGTTCAAACTATCCCCAGTTTAGCCATATTTGGGTTTTTAATTTCTGTCCCTTTCCTGGGAGGAATTGGCAAAACTCCCGCTATATTTGCCCTGACTCTTTACGCTTTATTACCCATAATTCGTAATACTTGCATTGGCATTAATAGTATTAATCCTGCTATTAAAGAAGCCGGAGTAGGAATGGGAATGACAGACCAACAATTATTATTACAAGTCGAAATTCCTCTGGCTTTACCAGTTATTTTGGCAGGCGTGAGAGTAGCAACAGTTATATCAGTAGGAATCGCCACAATTGCTGCTGCTATTGGTGGTGGAGGTTTAGGAATATTTATTTTTCGTGGGATTTCTACAGTTAATAATGAATTGATTTTAGCAGGTGCAGTACCAGCAGCTTTTATTGCTTTGAGTGCAGATTTTGGTTTAGGATTTTTAGAAAAAACCCTGACTAAACAAACAGCAAATAAAGGTAAGTTTAATCGAAATATAGGTATTATTTTAGGAATAATCGGTTTAATTATAGTCGGATTAATTACATTTAACTATCAACAAACCCCAGCAACAATTTCTATTGGCTCAAAAAATTTTACTGAACAAGTAATTTTAGGTGAATTATTAGCACAACAAATAGAAAATCATACTAAATTAAAAGTAGATCGTCGGTTTAATTTAGGAGGTACATTTATTGCTCATGAAGCGGTAAAAGCAGGAAAAATTGCCGGTTATGTAGAATATACAGGAACTGCATTTACAGCAATTTTAAAAGAAAAACCGATTAATAATCCTGAAATTGTTTATGAAAAAGTGAAGGAATACTATGATCAAGAATTAAAATTAGCAGTGATGAAACCTTTAGGGTTTGAAAATACTTATGCTTTAACTATTCGTGGTGAAGATGCGAAAAAATGGCAGGTTAAAACCCTTTCTGATATTGCTAAATATACTTCACAAATGCAAGCCGGATTTGGTTATGAATTTATTGTTAGAGAAGATGGTTATCCAGGGTTAGCAAAAACATACAACTTCAATTTTACCAAACCTCCTCAACAGATGGAATTAGGATTAATGTATAAATCTTTGGTAGAAAAGAAAGTAGATATCATCGCAGCTAATTCTACAGATGGTTTAATTCCATTTTTAAAATTAGTGATTTTAAAAGATGATAAAAAATACTTTCCTCCCTATCAAGCTGTACCTATTTTTAATCAAGAAATACTGCAAAAATATCCAGAAATCATAGATACTATTAATCAATTAGGAGGGAAAATTTCTACAACTGACATACAAAAGATAAATTATCAAGTAGATAATCAATCTCAACCAGTGGAAAAAGTTGTCAGTGAATGGTTAAAATCTCAACAATTATGA
- a CDS encoding amylo-alpha-1,6-glucosidase, translated as MTPDTLITPETIVIDGRTFTPADQKEISEWPCVVSQRPQPTITVKDDDLFLVTDTIGNISGCYLYGSTPSMGMFCRDTRFLSRLELQIEGRSPILLSSNADKGFALSVLCTNPDLENRFKADTVGLRREIVLNGALFEEIEVANYNTTSVSFELSLSFDADFVDLFEVRGHHRQKQGRLLHLNEPISDGIVASLTQTQAHKEESLTLAYQGLDGSIMESLIQFQHLQPNHFHGYTAVWRLELAAHETQKLGYRLNMFTDKQPSSTISPAATLAQAKAAELMEEQNWLHQITRISSDKSIFNRVISRAEQDIYLLLQSFGKHKTVSAGVPWFSTLFGRDSIITASQTLMLNSQIAKETLILLAKYQGKIEDDWREEEPGKILHELRLGEMARCQEIPHTPYYGTVDATPLWLMLYAEYYSWTHDQETLEALWPNALAAMDWIDKQLQETGYLSYNRKSKGGLVNQGWKDSGDCIVNRKGELATGSIALCEVQAYVYAAKNRLAEIAKIQQRPDLAELWQIEARKLRAKFNQDFWLEDEDFCALALDGEGKPVDSITSNPGHCLNLGIFTAAKAYSVAERLRAGDMFNGWGIRTLSSLSPAYNPMGYHTGSVWPHDNSMIAMGLRSLGLIDQALELFQGLFNMTSYQSYQRPPELFCGYEMNGDNAPVQYPVACTPQAWATGSIFQLLQMMVNLVPDAQNNCLRIIDPALPESINRLSFHNLRVGGTILDLEFERVGTTTACRVAKKRGNLRVVIEA; from the coding sequence ATGACACCGGATACATTGATAACTCCAGAAACAATTGTCATAGATGGTAGAACTTTTACTCCCGCAGACCAAAAAGAGATTTCAGAATGGCCTTGTGTTGTCAGTCAAAGACCACAACCAACCATCACAGTTAAAGATGATGATTTATTCCTAGTGACAGACACCATAGGGAATATCTCCGGTTGTTACCTTTATGGTAGTACTCCCAGCATGGGAATGTTTTGCCGTGATACCCGATTTTTGAGTCGTTTGGAGTTACAAATTGAAGGGCGATCGCCTATATTACTGAGTAGCAACGCTGACAAAGGATTTGCCCTCTCGGTTTTATGTACTAATCCTGATTTAGAGAATCGTTTTAAAGCTGATACTGTGGGTCTTCGTCGGGAAATTGTTCTCAATGGCGCATTATTTGAAGAAATAGAAGTTGCTAATTACAACACTACCAGCGTTAGTTTTGAACTCAGTCTTAGTTTTGATGCTGATTTTGTGGATTTATTTGAAGTCAGAGGTCATCACAGACAAAAACAGGGAAGACTTTTACACCTAAATGAACCAATATCTGATGGTATTGTAGCTTCATTAACTCAAACCCAAGCCCATAAAGAAGAATCTCTCACACTTGCATATCAGGGTTTAGACGGTTCGATTATGGAGTCTCTGATTCAATTTCAGCATCTGCAACCAAATCATTTCCACGGTTATACAGCAGTTTGGCGGCTAGAATTGGCGGCTCATGAAACTCAAAAGCTAGGTTATCGGTTGAATATGTTCACCGACAAGCAACCTAGTTCTACTATCAGTCCTGCGGCTACTTTAGCACAAGCAAAAGCCGCCGAATTAATGGAAGAGCAAAATTGGTTACACCAAATTACCCGGATTAGCTCAGATAAAAGTATTTTTAATCGCGTGATTTCACGGGCTGAACAAGATATATATTTGTTACTTCAGTCTTTTGGCAAGCATAAAACTGTTTCGGCTGGAGTCCCTTGGTTTTCGACTTTGTTCGGACGGGATTCCATTATTACCGCTTCCCAAACCTTGATGTTAAACTCCCAAATTGCCAAAGAAACGCTGATACTATTGGCAAAATATCAAGGGAAAATCGAAGATGATTGGCGAGAAGAAGAACCAGGCAAAATTTTACATGAACTACGGTTAGGGGAAATGGCACGATGTCAAGAAATTCCCCATACACCCTACTACGGTACAGTTGATGCCACTCCTCTATGGTTAATGTTGTATGCTGAATACTACAGTTGGACTCATGACCAAGAAACCCTGGAAGCACTGTGGCCTAATGCCTTAGCAGCTATGGATTGGATTGATAAACAACTGCAAGAAACCGGCTATCTCAGTTATAATCGCAAATCTAAAGGTGGTTTGGTTAACCAAGGTTGGAAAGATTCTGGTGATTGTATTGTCAATCGGAAAGGGGAATTAGCTACTGGTTCAATTGCTTTGTGTGAAGTGCAAGCCTATGTCTATGCAGCAAAAAACCGCCTCGCAGAAATTGCTAAAATCCAACAACGCCCAGATTTAGCGGAACTTTGGCAAATAGAAGCGAGAAAACTGCGGGCTAAGTTTAATCAAGATTTTTGGTTAGAAGATGAAGATTTTTGTGCTTTAGCATTAGATGGAGAGGGTAAACCAGTTGATAGTATTACCTCTAATCCTGGCCATTGTTTGAATTTGGGGATATTTACCGCTGCCAAAGCCTATAGTGTGGCGGAAAGGTTGCGAGCGGGTGATATGTTTAATGGTTGGGGGATTAGAACTTTAAGTAGTTTGTCACCAGCTTATAATCCTATGGGTTATCATACTGGTTCTGTTTGGCCTCATGATAATTCTATGATTGCAATGGGATTGCGATCGCTCGGTTTGATTGATCAAGCTTTGGAATTATTTCAAGGTTTGTTTAATATGACCAGTTACCAGTCTTATCAACGCCCTCCAGAACTGTTTTGCGGGTATGAAATGAATGGTGATAATGCACCTGTGCAGTATCCTGTGGCTTGTACTCCCCAAGCTTGGGCTACAGGGAGTATTTTTCAACTACTACAAATGATGGTGAATTTAGTTCCAGACGCGCAAAATAATTGTTTGCGAATTATTGACCCTGCTTTACCAGAATCAATTAATCGCTTATCATTTCACAATTTGCGTGTTGGTGGCACAATTTTAGATTTAGAATTTGAACGAGTTGGTACTACTACTGCTTGTCGAGTTGCTAAAAAACGCGGTAATTTGCGCGTTGTGATTGAAGCATAA
- a CDS encoding ATP-binding cassette domain-containing protein, whose protein sequence is MSTTSKITVEFRNVSFEINHRPLLHNLNLNIYQGEALILLGRSGSGKTTTLKLINHLLLPTKGEVLVSDHPTTKWDAIKLRRRIGYVIQETGLFPHFTIAENIGIVPSLEKWPPQKIQNRVYEMLNLVGLEPEKFAQRYPHQLSGGQRQRVGVARALAADPPILLMDEPFGALDPITRLELQQQFRYLQQQLGKTVIFVTHDIQEAFFLASRIGLMYEGNLVVLGTRKEFIQSQHPEAQAFLACLNTANNWEHNN, encoded by the coding sequence ATGTCTACAACATCGAAAATTACAGTAGAATTTCGTAACGTCAGTTTTGAAATCAATCATCGTCCCCTATTACATAACTTAAATCTAAACATTTATCAAGGGGAAGCATTAATTTTATTAGGGCGTAGTGGTAGCGGTAAAACTACAACTTTAAAATTAATCAATCATTTACTTTTACCCACAAAAGGAGAAGTTTTAGTCAGCGATCACCCTACAACTAAATGGGATGCTATTAAACTGAGAAGGCGGATAGGTTACGTCATCCAAGAAACAGGTTTATTTCCTCATTTTACCATTGCTGAAAATATTGGTATTGTACCATCTTTAGAAAAATGGCCACCACAGAAAATTCAGAATAGAGTCTACGAAATGTTAAATTTAGTTGGGTTAGAACCAGAAAAATTTGCTCAACGTTATCCTCATCAATTATCAGGAGGCCAGCGTCAACGAGTGGGAGTTGCTAGGGCTTTAGCCGCAGATCCACCTATATTATTAATGGATGAACCTTTTGGCGCACTTGATCCTATCACTCGTTTAGAATTACAACAACAATTTCGATATTTACAACAACAACTAGGAAAAACAGTGATATTTGTCACCCATGATATTCAAGAGGCTTTCTTTTTAGCATCTAGAATTGGTTTAATGTATGAAGGAAATTTAGTCGTATTAGGAACTAGAAAAGAATTTATCCAATCTCAACATCCAGAAGCACAAGCTTTTCTTGCTTGTTTAAATACTGCAAATAATTGGGAACACAATAATTAA
- a CDS encoding DUF2605 domain-containing protein, with protein sequence MGDSNPPSTELLKSVLEPLLEDFQYWFEQSLELLENEKIQFMSDEEQFDLLQRVKQAQAELSTAKMLFAATDEQVGIDMATVMPWHQLVSECWNVGMRYRQSK encoded by the coding sequence ATGGGAGACTCGAATCCACCGAGTACTGAATTGCTCAAATCAGTCTTGGAGCCATTGTTAGAGGATTTTCAATATTGGTTTGAGCAATCGCTTGAACTACTGGAAAATGAGAAAATCCAATTTATGAGTGATGAAGAGCAATTTGACTTGTTACAGCGAGTTAAACAAGCGCAAGCAGAACTTAGCACAGCAAAGATGTTATTTGCTGCAACTGATGAACAAGTCGGGATTGATATGGCAACTGTAATGCCTTGGCATCAATTGGTAAGCGAATGTTGGAATGTGGGGATGCGCTATCGTCAGTCAAAATAA
- the thrS gene encoding threonine--tRNA ligase: MSPNQETQPAEKIYLPRTSESETLKKIRHTASHIMAMAVQKLFPKAQVTIGPWIENGFYYDFDSPEPFSDKDLKAIQKEMVKIINRKLPLIREEVSREEAQSRIEAIKEPYKLEILGDIKQEPITIYHLGDQWWDLCAGPHLENTSEINPKALELESVAGAYWRGDETKAQLQRIYATAWETPEQLAEYKRRKQEALRRDHRKLGKELGLFIFSDLVGPGLPLWTPKGTLLRTILEDFLKKEQLKRGYLPVVTPHIARVDLFKTSGHWQKYKEDMFPLMAEDEEAKALEQGFALKPMNCPFHIQIYKSELRSYRELPMRLAEFGTVYRYEQSGELGGLTRVRGFTVDDSHLFVTPEQLDSEFLNVVDLILSVFGSLQLKNFKARLSFRDPASDKYIGSDEAWDKAEGAIRRAVEQLGMDYFEGIGEAAFYGPKLDFIFSDALEREWQLGTVQVDYNLPERFDLEYVAEDGSRKRPVMIHRAPFGSLERLIGILIEEYAGDFPLWLAPVQIRLLPVSDLQLDFTKEVVGKMVALGIRAEVDTSGDRLGKLIRNAEKDKIPVMAVVGAKEVETNSLSIRTRASGELGAITVDEVVDKMQEAITNFSNF, encoded by the coding sequence ATGTCGCCAAATCAAGAAACCCAACCAGCCGAAAAAATCTATTTACCCCGCACCAGTGAATCAGAAACATTAAAAAAGATTCGCCACACAGCTTCCCATATCATGGCAATGGCAGTACAAAAGCTGTTTCCCAAGGCGCAAGTCACAATTGGCCCCTGGATTGAAAATGGGTTTTATTATGACTTTGATAGTCCAGAACCCTTCAGCGACAAAGATTTGAAAGCCATTCAAAAAGAAATGGTGAAAATAATTAATCGCAAATTGCCATTAATTCGGGAAGAAGTCAGCCGCGAAGAAGCCCAAAGCCGCATTGAAGCGATTAAAGAACCTTATAAACTGGAAATTCTTGGAGATATCAAACAAGAACCGATCACAATTTACCATTTAGGAGATCAATGGTGGGATTTGTGCGCCGGTCCTCATTTGGAAAATACCAGTGAAATCAACCCCAAAGCTCTAGAATTAGAAAGCGTCGCTGGTGCTTATTGGCGTGGAGATGAAACCAAAGCCCAATTACAGCGCATTTACGCCACAGCTTGGGAAACTCCCGAACAACTAGCAGAGTACAAACGCCGCAAACAAGAAGCTTTACGCCGCGACCATCGTAAACTGGGTAAAGAACTAGGATTATTTATCTTTTCCGATTTAGTCGGTCCTGGTTTACCTTTGTGGACTCCGAAAGGAACTTTGTTAAGGACGATTTTAGAAGACTTCCTCAAAAAAGAACAATTAAAACGAGGTTATTTACCTGTAGTTACTCCTCATATTGCCAGAGTTGATTTATTTAAAACATCTGGACACTGGCAAAAATACAAAGAAGATATGTTTCCTTTAATGGCTGAAGATGAGGAAGCAAAAGCGCTAGAACAGGGTTTTGCCCTTAAACCAATGAACTGCCCTTTCCATATCCAAATATACAAGAGTGAATTACGCTCTTATCGGGAATTACCGATGCGTTTGGCGGAATTTGGTACAGTTTACCGTTATGAACAATCGGGAGAATTGGGTGGTTTAACCAGAGTGCGCGGTTTTACTGTTGATGATTCTCATTTATTCGTTACTCCCGAACAGCTAGACAGTGAATTTCTGAATGTTGTAGATTTGATTTTGTCGGTGTTTGGAAGTCTGCAACTGAAGAATTTTAAAGCCAGACTCAGTTTCCGAGATCCTGCTAGTGATAAGTATATTGGTTCTGATGAAGCTTGGGATAAAGCCGAAGGTGCGATTCGTCGCGCTGTGGAACAATTGGGAATGGATTATTTTGAAGGGATTGGGGAAGCGGCTTTCTATGGACCGAAGCTTGATTTTATCTTCAGTGATGCTTTGGAACGGGAATGGCAATTGGGAACTGTGCAGGTAGATTATAATTTACCCGAACGGTTTGATTTAGAATACGTGGCTGAAGATGGTTCCCGCAAACGTCCAGTCATGATTCACCGCGCACCGTTTGGTTCTTTGGAACGGTTAATTGGGATTTTGATTGAAGAGTACGCAGGTGATTTTCCCTTGTGGTTAGCACCTGTGCAAATCAGGTTATTACCTGTAAGTGATCTTCAGTTAGATTTTACCAAAGAGGTAGTAGGGAAGATGGTTGCGTTGGGTATTCGTGCGGAAGTGGATACGAGTGGCGATCGCTTGGGTAAGTTGATTCGCAACGCCGAAAAGGATAAAATACCTGTAATGGCGGTGGTTGGTGCCAAGGAAGTGGAAACCAACAGCTTGAGTATCCGCACCCGTGCTTCTGGGGAATTGGGTGCGATAACGGTAGATGAGGTTGTGGATAAAATGCAGGAAGCGATTACTAACTTTAGCAACTTCTAA
- a CDS encoding PIN domain-containing protein, with translation MKNKTLIDTDIFSEIRKGKNPQVIAKAIAYKTVFKHYTISVITVTEIIKGWRKLNRNDRIQEFLIDLPQMEILPLEQKSAELSGLIHADLEKTGQPIGLADVLIASIAIENNLILVTGNSKHYQKIQSLGYPLQLDNWRD, from the coding sequence GTGAAAAATAAAACTTTAATTGATACAGATATTTTTTCGGAAATTCGTAAAGGTAAAAATCCCCAAGTCATAGCTAAAGCTATTGCCTATAAAACCGTCTTTAAACATTATACTATCTCTGTAATTACAGTTACTGAAATCATAAAAGGATGGAGAAAATTAAACCGGAATGACCGAATTCAGGAGTTTTTAATAGATTTACCGCAAATGGAAATCTTACCTTTAGAACAAAAAAGTGCTGAATTATCTGGACTGATTCATGCTGATTTAGAAAAAACTGGACAACCGATAGGATTAGCAGATGTATTAATTGCCTCAATTGCCATAGAAAATAATTTAATTTTAGTTACAGGAAATTCTAAACATTATCAAAAAATTCAATCATTAGGTTATCCTTTACAATTAGACAATTGGAGAGATTAA